In Nocardioides conyzicola, one genomic interval encodes:
- a CDS encoding LacI family DNA-binding transcriptional regulator: MAKVTLQSIADRVGVSRMTVSNAFSRPDQLSADLRARILTAADELGYVGPDPAARALARGRTGSVGLLINGSLSEAFEDAVSAEFLASVADALAGQGMALTLLPSSTDESFVPARDVAVDGALVYICDPTSSDIGWLDRRNIPVVVVDHNVRDGVASVNVDDRGGARLAAQHLVDLGHRRIGIVTLDVAADEPNYPARERMLGWRDALDPAGIEPAVVATPYSPRDAAYDVARTLLDRPDRPTGVVCFSDAFAIATVRAAESLGLRVPDDVSIVGFDDSVVAAASRPPLTTVRQEVGAKGRAAVAAIADVMGGRSPAAVVLPTTLVVRDSTAPPRG, encoded by the coding sequence ATGGCCAAGGTGACCCTCCAGTCGATCGCGGACCGCGTCGGCGTCAGCCGGATGACGGTGTCCAACGCGTTCTCGCGCCCCGACCAGCTCTCCGCCGACCTGCGGGCGCGGATCCTGACTGCGGCCGACGAGCTCGGGTACGTCGGGCCCGACCCGGCCGCGCGCGCGCTCGCCCGCGGCCGGACCGGCTCGGTGGGTCTGCTGATCAACGGCAGCCTGAGCGAGGCGTTCGAGGACGCCGTCTCCGCCGAGTTCCTGGCCTCGGTCGCCGATGCCCTGGCCGGGCAGGGGATGGCGCTCACCCTGCTGCCGTCGTCCACCGACGAGTCCTTCGTCCCTGCGCGGGACGTCGCCGTCGACGGCGCCCTGGTCTACATCTGCGACCCGACGTCGTCCGACATCGGCTGGCTGGACCGGCGCAACATCCCGGTCGTCGTGGTCGACCACAACGTGCGCGACGGCGTGGCCTCGGTCAACGTCGACGACCGCGGCGGCGCCCGGCTCGCCGCGCAGCACCTGGTCGACCTCGGTCACCGCCGCATCGGCATCGTCACCCTCGACGTGGCCGCCGACGAGCCCAACTACCCCGCCCGCGAGCGGATGCTGGGGTGGCGCGACGCCCTCGACCCGGCCGGCATCGAGCCGGCGGTCGTGGCCACGCCGTACTCCCCCCGCGACGCGGCGTACGACGTCGCCCGCACCCTGCTGGACCGCCCCGACCGCCCGACCGGCGTCGTGTGCTTCTCCGACGCCTTCGCGATCGCGACCGTGCGTGCGGCCGAGTCCCTCGGTCTCCGCGTCCCCGACGACGTGTCGATCGTCGGCTTCGACGACAGCGTCGTCGCCGCAGCGAGCCGTCCCCCGCTCACCACCGTCCGCCAGGAGGTCGGGGCGAAGGGCAGGGCGGCCGTCGCCGCGATCGCGGACGTCATGGGCGGTCGGTCGCCGGCCGCGGTCGTGCTGCCGACGACGCTGGTCGTCCGGGACAGCACCGCGCCGCCGCGCGGCTGA
- a CDS encoding TetR/AcrR family transcriptional regulator, translated as MSDTRTDVRVERSRAQLAEALRTLLRTQDPRDISVSALCAEARVSRPTFYQHFASLDEVAVAGIEERFLRLSAELPGCDSPDASYRLLVAFLEDLDGERSAWQRTIGSGTAFSASRDAVEGWLVDRLAERAPDAGAAVLRYAAAGFLGVVRAWLLQADGTDRPTATELAASLADVSARVLAPTPTLEP; from the coding sequence TTGTCAGATACCCGGACCGACGTCCGCGTCGAACGGAGCCGGGCGCAGCTGGCCGAGGCGCTGCGCACGCTGCTCCGGACCCAGGACCCCCGCGACATCTCGGTCTCCGCGCTCTGCGCCGAGGCCCGGGTCAGCCGGCCGACCTTCTACCAGCACTTCGCGAGCCTCGACGAGGTCGCGGTGGCGGGCATCGAGGAGCGGTTCCTCCGGCTGAGCGCCGAGCTGCCCGGGTGCGACAGCCCGGACGCGTCGTACCGGCTGCTCGTCGCCTTCCTCGAGGACCTCGACGGCGAGCGGTCCGCCTGGCAGCGCACGATCGGGAGCGGTACGGCGTTCTCCGCGTCCCGCGACGCCGTCGAGGGCTGGCTCGTCGACCGGCTGGCCGAGCGCGCACCGGACGCGGGCGCCGCCGTGCTGCGGTACGCCGCGGCCGGGTTCCTCGGCGTGGTCCGGGCGTGGCTGCTCCAGGCCGACGGCACCGACCGTCCGACCGCCACCGAGCTCGCCGCCAGCCTGGCGGACGTCTCGGCCCGGGTGCTGGCGCCAACGCCTACGCTGGAGCCATGA
- a CDS encoding phosphatase PAP2 family protein: MTVSTAGPVAARRTPAPEVLREVAQILAAFLVYNLGRVLATQELGRADAHAHDVLHVERWLRLPAEATLQTWALGHDWIVEVANRYYVSVHFPLTIAVLVWLYRYRRPAYRWAKRALLWATAIALVFTVLLPVTPPRLLGSLGMVDTGHAGGISIYQAPVLGSMSNEYAAMPSLHVGWALLIAVVLIAACRTRWRWLWLLHPAATVFVVVSTANHYWLDGIAGAVLVLGALWLTRPQRQD, encoded by the coding sequence ATGACGGTGAGCACGGCGGGGCCGGTCGCGGCGCGCCGTACCCCCGCACCGGAGGTCCTGCGCGAGGTCGCCCAGATCCTGGCCGCCTTCCTCGTCTACAACCTCGGCCGCGTGCTGGCCACCCAGGAGCTCGGCCGCGCCGACGCCCACGCGCACGACGTGCTCCACGTCGAGCGGTGGCTCCGGCTGCCGGCCGAGGCCACCCTGCAGACCTGGGCGCTCGGCCACGACTGGATCGTCGAGGTGGCCAACCGCTACTACGTGTCGGTCCACTTCCCGCTCACGATCGCGGTGCTGGTCTGGCTCTACCGCTACCGACGGCCCGCCTACCGCTGGGCCAAGCGGGCACTCCTGTGGGCCACGGCGATCGCCCTGGTCTTCACGGTGCTGCTGCCGGTGACGCCGCCGCGGCTGCTCGGCTCGCTGGGCATGGTCGACACCGGCCACGCCGGCGGGATCTCGATCTACCAGGCCCCGGTGCTCGGCAGCATGTCCAACGAGTACGCCGCGATGCCGAGCCTGCACGTCGGGTGGGCCCTGCTGATCGCGGTAGTGCTGATCGCCGCCTGCCGCACCCGGTGGCGCTGGCTGTGGCTGCTCCACCCGGCCGCCACGGTCTTCGTGGTCGTCAGCACCGCCAACCACTACTGGCTCGACGGCATCGCCGGCGCGGTGCTGGTGCTGGGGGCGTTGTGGCTGACCCGCCCGCAGCGCCAGGACTGA
- a CDS encoding phosphoenolpyruvate carboxykinase (GTP) → MVDVNTALDEAGLTNPRVREYVAHWAAITQPDRVEVVGAEDDARLIQEALDAGELLPAGEGRYYSRSYYKDTARSEERTVVATSKEDDKGVYNNWKPAAEMTELLTERMRGASAGKTMYVIPYLMAPPGSPLEAYAAGVELTDSRPVVLHMIRMSRVGASYVDNLEDPDSFVRAVHVTGDLENLGQGTPEDQRYFATVADERTILHYGSSYGGNALLGKIAHGLRQACYDGRASGAFLAEQFMLLGITDKETGKRWHICGGFPSASGKTNLAMTLAPEALGDRYHVEFYGDDIAWLWVGDDGRVYGMNPENGVFGVAKDTNEKTNPTALDSIGEGSGVIFTNVAYNPDTHEVWWEGMTKNPPEDVTGWQDWKGDLISERAADDTSPWAHPNSRFTTTLANVPNVAGDFEAPAGVPIDAIIFGGRTSDREPLVRAITDLAEGVYDGLTLGAEATFAAEGVDGQLRYDPMSMRPFMAYGEGDYAAHWMKIIGAATDRPIFAHVNWFQRGDDGHFRWPGYRENLRALLWLARFKDGEVTGRQTPVGVLPTEEELELDGVDITREDLDIILTIDNERWRQEMGFREAHLKGFDRVPEEIWEAHRRVSAALDAEA, encoded by the coding sequence ATGGTCGATGTGAACACCGCGCTGGACGAGGCAGGGCTCACCAACCCCCGGGTGCGGGAGTACGTGGCCCACTGGGCGGCGATCACCCAGCCCGACCGGGTCGAGGTCGTCGGTGCCGAGGACGACGCCCGGCTCATCCAGGAGGCACTCGACGCCGGCGAGCTGTTGCCGGCTGGTGAGGGTCGCTACTACTCGCGCAGCTATTACAAGGACACCGCCCGCTCCGAGGAGCGCACGGTCGTGGCCACCAGCAAGGAGGACGACAAGGGCGTCTACAACAACTGGAAGCCCGCGGCCGAGATGACCGAGCTCCTCACCGAGCGGATGCGCGGTGCGTCGGCCGGCAAGACCATGTACGTCATCCCCTACCTGATGGCTCCGCCCGGCTCGCCCCTCGAGGCGTACGCCGCTGGCGTCGAGCTCACCGACAGCCGCCCGGTCGTCCTGCACATGATCCGGATGTCGCGCGTCGGTGCGTCGTACGTCGACAACCTCGAGGACCCGGACAGCTTCGTGCGCGCGGTCCACGTCACCGGCGACCTGGAGAACCTCGGGCAGGGCACGCCCGAGGACCAGCGCTACTTCGCGACCGTCGCCGACGAGCGGACGATCCTGCACTACGGGTCGTCGTACGGCGGCAACGCGCTGCTCGGCAAGATCGCCCACGGTCTCCGGCAGGCCTGCTACGACGGCCGCGCGTCGGGCGCGTTCCTCGCGGAGCAGTTCATGCTGCTCGGCATCACCGACAAGGAGACCGGCAAGCGCTGGCACATCTGCGGCGGCTTCCCGAGCGCGTCGGGCAAGACCAACCTGGCGATGACGCTGGCGCCGGAGGCGCTGGGCGATCGCTACCACGTCGAGTTCTACGGCGACGACATCGCGTGGCTGTGGGTCGGCGACGACGGCCGGGTCTACGGGATGAACCCCGAGAACGGCGTGTTCGGCGTCGCCAAGGACACCAACGAGAAGACCAACCCGACCGCGCTCGACTCGATCGGCGAGGGCTCCGGCGTCATCTTCACCAACGTCGCCTACAACCCCGACACCCACGAGGTCTGGTGGGAGGGCATGACGAAGAACCCGCCCGAGGACGTCACCGGGTGGCAGGACTGGAAGGGCGACCTGATCTCGGAGCGTGCCGCCGACGACACGTCGCCGTGGGCCCACCCCAACAGCCGCTTCACCACGACGCTGGCCAACGTGCCCAACGTGGCCGGCGACTTCGAGGCGCCCGCCGGTGTCCCGATCGACGCGATCATCTTCGGCGGCCGCACCAGTGACCGCGAGCCGCTGGTCCGGGCGATCACCGACCTCGCCGAGGGCGTGTACGACGGCCTGACGCTCGGCGCCGAGGCGACCTTCGCCGCGGAGGGGGTCGACGGCCAGCTGCGCTACGACCCGATGTCGATGCGCCCGTTCATGGCGTACGGCGAGGGCGACTACGCCGCGCACTGGATGAAGATCATCGGCGCGGCCACCGACCGGCCGATCTTCGCCCACGTCAACTGGTTCCAGCGCGGCGACGACGGCCACTTCCGCTGGCCCGGCTACCGCGAGAACCTGCGCGCGCTGCTCTGGCTCGCCCGCTTCAAGGACGGCGAGGTCACCGGTCGTCAGACGCCGGTCGGCGTCCTCCCGACCGAGGAGGAGCTCGAGCTCGACGGCGTCGACATCACCCGCGAGGACCTCGACATCATCCTGACCATCGACAACGAGCGGTGGCGCCAGGAGATGGGCTTCCGGGAGGCGCACCTCAAGGGCTTCGACCGGGTCCCCGAGGAGATCTGGGAGGCCCACCGCCGGGTGTCCGCCGCCCTCGACGCGGAGGCCTGA
- a CDS encoding NADP-dependent oxidoreductase, with protein sequence MPLTNRQVLLRRRPRGLVEPADAELVSSVAPEPADGEALVRVTYAGVDAAVRTWLDDQRGYLPPVGIGEVVRSAGIGEVVASRCDAYAVGDVVTTLTGFQEYVVVRDDVFCTPVTGMDVVDHRAVMSLYGPTGATAYFGMHDVGRPQEGQTVVVSAAAGATGSVAGQIAKIAGARVVGIAGGPDKCRAVVEDFGFDACIDYRADDVRAALRHHCPQGVDVYFDNVGGEILDAVLGRLATNARVVLCGVISSYLTGEHPGPANYVNLLSKTASMQGFNALNEWDRFDTAFEALRRWSADGLLVHRETVYDGIESSIDALNGLFTGANIGKMLVKIADPEEPR encoded by the coding sequence ATGCCGCTCACCAACCGCCAGGTCCTGCTCCGCCGCCGTCCGCGGGGGCTGGTCGAGCCGGCCGACGCCGAGCTCGTCAGCTCCGTCGCGCCCGAGCCCGCCGACGGCGAGGCCCTCGTGCGGGTCACGTACGCCGGTGTCGACGCGGCCGTCCGCACCTGGCTCGACGACCAGCGCGGCTACCTGCCACCGGTGGGCATCGGCGAGGTCGTCCGGTCCGCCGGCATCGGGGAGGTCGTCGCGAGCCGGTGCGACGCGTACGCCGTCGGCGACGTCGTCACCACCCTGACCGGCTTCCAGGAGTACGTCGTCGTCCGCGACGACGTCTTCTGCACGCCCGTCACGGGCATGGACGTGGTCGACCACCGCGCGGTGATGTCGCTCTACGGACCGACCGGCGCCACGGCGTACTTCGGCATGCACGACGTCGGCCGGCCCCAGGAGGGCCAGACCGTGGTGGTCTCGGCGGCCGCCGGCGCCACCGGATCGGTCGCGGGCCAGATCGCCAAGATCGCCGGCGCCCGGGTCGTCGGCATCGCGGGCGGACCCGACAAGTGCCGGGCGGTCGTCGAGGACTTCGGCTTCGACGCCTGCATCGACTACCGCGCCGACGACGTGAGGGCCGCGCTCCGGCACCACTGCCCGCAGGGCGTCGACGTCTACTTCGACAACGTCGGCGGGGAGATCCTCGACGCGGTGCTCGGCCGCCTCGCGACCAACGCCCGAGTCGTGCTGTGCGGCGTCATCTCCAGCTACCTCACCGGCGAGCACCCCGGCCCCGCCAACTACGTGAACCTGCTGTCCAAGACCGCCTCCATGCAGGGGTTCAACGCCCTCAACGAGTGGGACCGCTTCGACACCGCCTTCGAGGCCCTCCGCCGCTGGTCCGCCGACGGGCTGCTGGTCCACCGCGAGACCGTCTACGACGGCATCGAGTCCAGCATCGACGCCCTCAACGGCCTCTTCACCGGCGCCAACATCGGCAAGATGCTGGTGAAGATCGCCGACCCGGAGGAGCCGAGATGA
- a CDS encoding phosphoenolpyruvate carboxykinase (GTP): MTATQTAITHPTTHQGIIDFVNEVAELTQPDRIYWCTGSDEEWTELTETLMSTGTFTQLNPAIKPNSFYAASDPIDVARVEDRTYICSVDERDAGPTNNWMQPDKMKDLMRGLYAGCMRGRTMYVIPFVMGHLDAEKPMFGIEVTDSAYVTASMRVMSRMGSDVLARMDELTADFVQAVHSVGHPLAEGQADVKWPCNDTKYIVQFPEERTIWSYGSGYGGNALLGKKCYALRIASVMARDEGWLAEHMLILKLTSPEGTVKYIAAAFPSACGKTNLAMLQPTIPGWTVETLGDDIAWMRVGADGRLWAVNPEFGLFGVAPGTNEHTNPNAMRTINKGNSVFTNVALTEDGDIWWEGLENPPAKATSWKGEPWTPESEELSSHANSRYCTPIKQCDILAAEYDDPRGVPIDAILFGGRRKTTVPLVFEARDWAHGTFLGATLSSETTAAAVGQVGVVRRDPMAMLPFIGYNAGDYFSHWISIGKDNDAAKLPKIFYVNWFRRDDEGGFLWPGFGENSRILKYVVERMDGLVAAVETPIGHVPAPGSLDTDGLDMTEEALAAALRVDVDEWKAEIPQIQEWFEKFGDDLPAVLWTELDGLRARLGG, encoded by the coding sequence ATGACCGCCACGCAGACCGCCATCACCCACCCCACCACGCACCAGGGGATCATCGACTTCGTCAACGAGGTCGCCGAGCTGACCCAGCCGGACCGGATCTACTGGTGCACGGGCTCCGACGAGGAGTGGACCGAGCTCACCGAGACGCTGATGTCGACCGGGACGTTCACCCAGCTCAACCCGGCCATCAAGCCCAACTCCTTCTACGCCGCGTCCGACCCGATCGACGTCGCCCGCGTGGAGGACCGCACCTACATCTGCTCCGTCGACGAGCGCGACGCCGGCCCCACCAACAACTGGATGCAGCCGGACAAGATGAAGGACCTCATGCGCGGGCTGTACGCCGGCTGCATGCGCGGCCGCACCATGTACGTCATCCCCTTCGTGATGGGCCACCTCGACGCCGAGAAGCCGATGTTCGGCATCGAGGTCACGGACTCGGCGTACGTCACCGCCTCGATGCGCGTGATGTCCCGGATGGGCAGCGACGTGCTGGCCCGGATGGACGAGCTGACCGCCGACTTCGTGCAGGCCGTGCACTCCGTCGGGCACCCCCTCGCCGAGGGCCAGGCCGACGTGAAGTGGCCGTGCAACGACACAAAGTACATCGTGCAGTTCCCGGAGGAGCGGACCATCTGGTCCTACGGCTCCGGGTACGGCGGCAACGCGCTGCTCGGCAAGAAGTGCTACGCCCTGCGCATCGCCAGCGTGATGGCCCGCGACGAAGGCTGGCTCGCCGAGCACATGCTGATCCTCAAGCTCACGTCGCCCGAGGGCACGGTCAAGTACATCGCCGCCGCCTTCCCGAGCGCGTGCGGCAAGACCAACCTCGCGATGCTCCAGCCGACCATCCCGGGCTGGACCGTCGAGACCCTCGGCGACGACATCGCCTGGATGCGCGTGGGTGCCGACGGTCGCCTGTGGGCCGTCAACCCCGAGTTCGGCCTCTTCGGCGTCGCGCCGGGCACCAACGAGCACACCAACCCCAACGCGATGCGCACCATCAACAAGGGCAACTCGGTCTTCACCAACGTCGCGCTCACCGAGGACGGCGACATCTGGTGGGAGGGCCTCGAGAACCCGCCCGCCAAGGCGACCTCCTGGAAGGGCGAGCCCTGGACCCCCGAGTCCGAGGAGCTCTCGAGCCACGCCAACAGCCGCTACTGCACCCCGATCAAGCAGTGCGACATCCTCGCGGCGGAGTACGACGACCCGCGCGGCGTGCCGATCGACGCGATCCTCTTCGGCGGCCGCCGCAAGACCACGGTCCCGCTCGTCTTCGAGGCCCGCGACTGGGCGCACGGCACCTTCCTCGGCGCGACGCTCTCGAGCGAGACGACCGCCGCCGCGGTCGGCCAGGTCGGCGTCGTCCGCCGTGACCCGATGGCGATGCTGCCCTTCATCGGCTACAACGCCGGCGACTACTTCAGCCACTGGATCAGCATCGGCAAGGACAACGACGCGGCCAAGCTGCCGAAGATCTTCTACGTCAACTGGTTCCGTCGCGACGACGAGGGCGGCTTCCTGTGGCCCGGCTTCGGCGAGAACAGCCGGATCCTCAAGTACGTCGTCGAGCGGATGGACGGCCTGGTCGCGGCTGTCGAGACCCCGATCGGCCACGTGCCGGCGCCGGGCTCCCTCGACACCGACGGTCTCGACATGACCGAGGAGGCTCTCGCGGCCGCCCTGCGCGTCGACGTCGACGAGTGGAAGGCCGAGATCCCGCAGATCCAGGAGTGGTTCGAGAAGTTCGGTGACGACCTGCCGGCCGTCCTCTGGACCGAGCTCGACGGGCTCCGCGCCCGCCTCGGGGGCTGA
- a CDS encoding LuxR family transcriptional regulator has translation MGTPDAEGRALFESAGRPLYEEIVASGGLLAGEPRIVADGELHAAFEQLRDMGLVRLDPEKETWVAEDPGLVHTRVVAPLSKQGAELLQESSRWTEAFATLSQIWRRAPGTTEGGPFRYLQGGEAINSFIQTLARESEQEVLTAQPQSGRGVGVTEEAMEIERTLLERGVSILTLYQHSARRSTGTREYVAALTPLGAEVRTQDEFFNRMIVVDRRTAIIPSPDDLMLALAIREPTIVGYLVDVFMRSWERARPFTSQEAAVVKHIAEEQRAMTMRMLIEGHSDPVSAKRLGVSPRTYAGYVADLKDEFDAETRFQLGYSLGRLNLWADGGDPEDD, from the coding sequence GTGGGGACACCCGACGCGGAAGGTCGCGCGCTCTTCGAGAGTGCGGGCAGGCCGCTGTACGAGGAGATCGTGGCGTCCGGCGGTCTCCTGGCCGGGGAGCCTCGGATCGTGGCCGACGGCGAGCTGCACGCGGCCTTCGAGCAGCTCCGCGACATGGGCCTCGTCCGGCTCGACCCGGAGAAGGAGACCTGGGTCGCCGAGGACCCCGGGCTGGTCCACACCCGCGTCGTCGCACCGCTGAGCAAGCAGGGCGCCGAGCTGCTCCAGGAGTCGTCGCGCTGGACCGAGGCCTTCGCCACCCTCAGCCAGATCTGGCGGCGTGCGCCGGGAACGACCGAGGGCGGGCCGTTCCGCTACCTGCAAGGTGGCGAAGCCATCAACTCGTTCATCCAGACCCTCGCCCGGGAGTCCGAGCAGGAGGTGCTCACCGCGCAGCCGCAGAGCGGTCGCGGCGTGGGCGTCACCGAAGAGGCGATGGAGATCGAGCGGACGCTGCTCGAGCGCGGCGTCAGCATCCTGACGCTCTACCAGCACAGCGCCCGGCGCAGCACCGGCACCCGGGAGTACGTCGCGGCGCTGACCCCCCTGGGGGCCGAGGTACGCACCCAGGACGAGTTCTTCAATCGGATGATCGTCGTGGACCGGAGAACCGCGATCATCCCCTCGCCGGACGACCTGATGCTCGCTCTGGCGATCCGCGAGCCGACGATCGTGGGCTACCTGGTCGACGTCTTCATGCGCTCCTGGGAACGGGCCCGCCCGTTCACCAGCCAGGAGGCGGCGGTGGTCAAGCACATCGCCGAGGAGCAGCGGGCGATGACGATGCGGATGCTGATCGAGGGCCACTCGGACCCGGTCTCGGCCAAGCGGCTCGGGGTCAGCCCCCGCACGTACGCCGGCTACGTGGCTGACCTGAAGGACGAGTTCGACGCCGAGACGCGCTTCCAGCTCGGCTACTCGCTGGGCCGCCTCAATCTCTGGGCGGACGGCGGGGACCCGGAAGACGACTGA
- a CDS encoding biotin/lipoyl-binding carrier protein — protein MAREQVTEIVAEMVANVLTLAVEPGDRVTAGDTVVLLESMKMEIPVLVEAPGTVRAIKVAPGDVVQEGDVLVEIVAD, from the coding sequence ATGGCGCGCGAACAGGTGACCGAGATCGTGGCCGAGATGGTCGCGAACGTGCTGACCCTGGCGGTCGAGCCGGGTGACCGGGTGACGGCGGGCGACACGGTCGTGCTGCTCGAGTCCATGAAGATGGAGATCCCGGTGCTGGTCGAGGCGCCCGGCACGGTCCGCGCGATCAAGGTCGCGCCGGGCGACGTCGTCCAGGAGGGCGACGTGCTCGTGGAGATCGTCGCCGACTGA
- a CDS encoding carbon-nitrogen hydrolase family protein — MASLRVALVQQASGLEPDDNRAALDRLAPRDADLVVFPEAFARDFGEAGSDVSAYAEPLDGPFASEVGRVAADRGATVVAGMFEPGEDVDRPFNTLVARGAVDASYRKIHLYDSFGYRESDRLSAGPVEPVVFDLQGFGVGLMTCYDLRFPELGRALVDAGAEVLVVPAAWVAGPHKVDHWRTLVRARAIENTVFVVAVGQPGPRYAGHSIVVDPLGEVLVEADEGAQVLTTVLDHTTLERVRRTNPSLANRRL; from the coding sequence GTGGCCAGTCTCCGTGTCGCCCTCGTCCAGCAGGCCTCCGGCCTGGAGCCGGACGACAACCGCGCCGCCCTCGACCGCCTTGCGCCCCGCGACGCCGACCTGGTCGTCTTCCCCGAGGCGTTCGCGCGGGACTTCGGGGAGGCGGGCTCCGACGTCAGCGCGTACGCCGAGCCGCTGGACGGGCCGTTCGCGTCCGAGGTCGGCCGGGTGGCCGCGGACCGGGGCGCGACCGTGGTCGCCGGGATGTTCGAGCCCGGCGAGGACGTCGACCGGCCGTTCAACACGCTCGTCGCGCGCGGCGCCGTGGACGCGTCGTACCGCAAGATCCACCTCTACGACTCCTTCGGCTACCGCGAGTCCGACCGCCTGTCCGCGGGGCCTGTCGAGCCGGTCGTGTTCGACCTCCAGGGCTTCGGGGTCGGGCTGATGACCTGTTACGACCTGCGGTTCCCCGAGCTCGGCCGCGCCCTGGTGGACGCCGGGGCGGAGGTCCTCGTGGTCCCGGCCGCCTGGGTCGCCGGCCCGCACAAGGTCGACCACTGGCGCACCCTGGTCCGGGCCCGGGCGATCGAGAACACCGTCTTCGTGGTGGCCGTCGGGCAGCCCGGACCGCGCTACGCGGGCCACTCGATCGTCGTCGACCCGCTCGGCGAGGTGCTGGTCGAGGCGGACGAGGGCGCCCAGGTCCTCACGACCGTGCTCGACCACACGACCCTCGAACGGGTGCGCCGCACCAACCCCTCGCTGGCCAACCGGCGTCTGTAA
- the mobA gene encoding molybdenum cofactor guanylyltransferase — MVFCAIVLAGGRAARMDGADKASVEHQGRTLLEHALEALTDADEVVVVGDPVPTTRPVTFTRESPRYGGPVAALLTGRDSLLRVPGTLGVLAVDMPLVTPWTFRRLHQAALGHDGAFLTDADGRRQLAGVVDAARLDAVRPDLEGQHGMALRALLAELDLALVPPVGDEGRDVDTWTDLRDL, encoded by the coding sequence ATGGTCTTCTGCGCGATCGTGCTCGCCGGCGGCCGCGCCGCCCGGATGGACGGCGCGGACAAGGCATCGGTCGAGCACCAGGGCCGCACGCTGCTCGAGCACGCCCTCGAGGCGCTCACCGACGCCGACGAGGTGGTCGTCGTCGGCGACCCCGTGCCGACGACGCGGCCGGTGACGTTCACCCGGGAGAGCCCGCGGTACGGCGGCCCGGTGGCGGCGCTGCTGACCGGCCGGGACTCCCTGCTCCGGGTCCCCGGCACGCTCGGTGTCCTGGCGGTCGACATGCCGCTGGTGACCCCGTGGACGTTCCGGCGGCTGCACCAGGCGGCGCTGGGCCACGACGGGGCGTTCCTGACCGACGCCGACGGCCGTCGACAGCTCGCGGGGGTCGTCGACGCCGCCCGCCTGGACGCCGTACGCCCGGACCTGGAGGGGCAGCACGGCATGGCGCTGCGGGCCCTGCTCGCCGAGCTCGACCTCGCCCTGGTGCCGCCGGTCGGTGACGAGGGTCGCGACGTCGACACGTGGACGGACCTGCGCGACCTCTGA